From Glycine max cultivar Williams 82 chromosome 11, Glycine_max_v4.0, whole genome shotgun sequence, the proteins below share one genomic window:
- the LOC100789166 gene encoding MND1-interacting protein 1 has protein sequence MKNKNSRANRKARSVKPPDSCLSSSNSNKKWMVPYKFYDVKGPNSESNPNVDSSSWVLCTEVQLETILLKNIEIIYNDTVPKLVALGYSEEIAVKAILYNGHCYGANDLATNVLHNSLACLTTGTLDLSESSPAFPDMKKLQEYSLMNLVSLLKEVRPDLSRGDAMWCLLMSNFHVLKAGAIPVPVGNTCPPPPPPLPELENTGWRFAKEGGLGFPLNGLFSDTDMTIRLQRDIEFPKRFDLTPAMKSLLKRNVAMFADGFRANSKQVQPQASEFPRTGSVSKLGSSSASGTAAVLGEQPGDSHNQNDQEDLNSVMSKFLDLNIDDNVEFVPEDDKEEVIVTLVNQIKDLEKQVKERKDWAHEKAIQAAKKLSSDLIELKKFKMEREENKKLPKETGAAEELDNPTMMRLSEMENALRKTSGQMDQATAAVRKLEAEKAEIKAELEASKLSASESVTSCLQVAKREKKCLKKLLTWEKQKVKIHQDISDEKQKILEIQEELAQIKQCAKETEVTRKEELKAKEEALALIEEERRSKEAAEANHKRNLKALRLKIEIDFQRRKDDLLRLEQEISRLKAPARSTTLPTSESEDAEPQRETLAKLLLELDNVKDFSGKEINGDRECIICGKDEVSVIFLPCAHQVMCARCGKEYGKKGKAVCPCCRVPIEERIPIFGACS, from the exons ATGAAGAATAAAAACAGTCGAGCTAATCGGAAAGCTCGTTCGGTGAAACCCCCCGATTCCTGTTTATCTTCTTCCAATTCAAACAAGAAATGGATGGTTCCCTATAAATTCTACGATGTCAAGGGTCCCAATTCCGAGTCAAACCCTAATGTTGACTCGTCTAGTTGGGTTTTGTGCACCGAGGTTCAATTGGAAACCATTCTGTTGAAAAACATTGAAATTATATACAATGACACTGTGCCAAAGCTTGTTGCTTTGGGCTACAGTGAGGAGATTGCTGTCAAAGCGATTCTGTACAATGGACATTGTTACGGTGCCAATGATTTGGCAACAAACGTGCTGCACAACTCCTTGGCTTGTTTGACAACGGGGACCTTGGACTTGTCTGAGTCCAGCCCTGCGTTCCCTGATATGAAGAAGCTTCAGGAGTACTCTTTGATGAACCTTGTGTCTTTGTTGAAAGAGGTGAGGCCCGATTTAAGTAGGGGTGATGCTATGTGGTGTCTCCTCATGAGCAATTTCCATGTGTTGAAGGCGGGCGCCATCCCGGTTCCTGTTGGAAACACGtgccctcctcctcctcctcctttgcCCGAGCTTGAGAACACGGGATGGAGATTTGCGAAAGAGGGAGGCTTGGGTTTTCCTTTGAATGGGCTCTTTTCTGATACTGATATGACTATACGGTTACAGAGAGATATTGAATTCCCAAAAAGATTTGACCTTACTCCTGCCATGAAAAGCTTGTTGAAAAGAAATGTTGCAATGTTTGCTGATGGTTTTAGGGCTAACTCAAAACAGGTGCAGCCGCAAGCCAGTGAATTTCCTAGGACTGGCTCTGTTTCGAAATTGGGTTCTTCATCTGCTTCTGGGACTGCTGCAGTCCTTGGTGAGCAGCCTGGTGACTCTCACAATCAGAATGACCAGGAGGACTTGAACTCTGTGATGAGTAAATTTCTTGATCTAAATATTGATGATAATGTGGAGTTTGTGCCAGAAGACGACAAGGAGGAGGTGATAGTCACTCTAGTTAATCAGATAAAGGATCTTGAGAAACAGGTCAAGGAGCGGAAAGATTGGGCTCATGAGAAGGCAATCCAAGCGGCAAAAAAGCTAAGCAGTGATCTGATTGAGCTGAAAAAGTTCAAGATGGAAAGAGAGGAGAATAAAAAACTGCCGAAGGAGACAGGGGCAGCTGAGGAGCTGGACAACCCAACCATGATGAGACTCTCAGAAATGGAGAATGCCTTGAGAAAGACTAGTGGTCAAATGGACCAAGCAACTGCAGCTGTCAGAAAACTTGAGGCGGAGAAAGCTGAAATCAAAGCAGAGTTAGAGGCTTCTAAATTAAGTGCATCAGAGTCAGTCACAAGCTGTTTGCAAGTTGcaaaaagggagaaaaagtGCTTAAAGAAGCTTCTGACTTGGGAAAAACAGAAAGTAAAGATACATCAGGATATTTCAGATGAAAAACAGAAGATATTGGAGATACAAGAAGAACTAGCTCAGATTAAACAGTGTGCAAAGGAAACTGAG GTAACGAGGAAGGAAGAGTTGAAGGCTAAGGAAGAAGCCTTGGCACTAATTGAAGAGGAGCGCCGTTCTAAGGAAGCAGCTGAGGCTAATCATAAAAGAAATCTTAAAGCTTTACGCCTGAAGATAGAGATAGATTTCCAGCGTCGTAAGGATGATCTCCTTAGGCTGGAGCAGGAGATTTCACGCCTTAAAGCACCTGCACGGTCTACTACTTTGCCTACAAGTGAGTCTGAGGATGCAGAGCCCCAGAGAGAGACACTTGCTAAGCTTCTGCTAGAGTTAGATAATGTGAAGGATTTTTCTGGAAAAGAAATCAACGGTGATAGAGAATGCA
- the LOC100799548 gene encoding uncharacterized protein LOC100799548, whose product MGFFKRVAGFLGFGNHKHDSKDETDDGQPRVRETVVDRPHLAPVLTPSTSGDGGIQGLDWYVNHLRMDEDGDLADQFLDEVSSEKPEGVAVDHHKTQARFKLKNGTKSVRVKKPILLGGKIIPQIVESHQGRL is encoded by the exons ATGGGATTCTTCAAAAGGGTAGCTGGATTTCTTGGGTTTGGAAACCACAAACACGATTCCAAGGATGAGACCGACGACGGTCAACCTCGAGTGAGAGAAACCGTCGTCGATCGCCCCCACCTCGCTCCCGTTCTCACTCCCTCTACTTCCGGCGACGGCGGAATTCAG GGTCTGGATTGGTATGTAAATCATCTTAGGATGGATGAAGATGGTGATTTAGCAGATCAGTTCCTTGATGAGGTTTCATCAGAGAAGCCAGAAGGAGTTGCAGTAGATCATCATAAAACACAAGCAAGGTTTAAACTGAAGAATGGGACCAAGTCAGTCAGAGTGAAGAAACCGATCCTATTAGGTGGGAAAATTATTCCACAGATTGTGGAATCCCACCAGGGCAGATTGTAG
- the LOC100803452 gene encoding AP-2 complex subunit mu isoform X2: protein MPVAASAIYFLNLRGDVLINRLYRDDVGGNMVDAFRTHIMQTKELGTCPVKQIGGCSFFYMRISNVYIVIVVSSNANVACAFKFVVEAVALFKSYFGGAFDEDAIRNNFVLIYELLDEIMDFGYPQNLSPEILKLYITQEGVRSPFSSKPSDRPIPNATLQVTGAVGWRREGLVYKKNEVFLDIVESVNLLMSSKGVVLRCDVTGKVLMKCFLSGMPDLKLGLNDKIGLEKESQLKSRPTKSGKTIELDDVTFHQCVNLTRFNSEKTVSFVPPDGEFELMKYRITEGVNLPFKVLPTIKELGRTRMEVNVKVKSVFGAKMFALGVVVKIPVPKHTAKTSFTVTSGRAKYNASIDCLVWKIRKFPGQTEPTLSAEIELISTMTEKKSSTRPPIQMEFQVPMFTASGLRVRFLKVWEKSGYNTVEWVRYITKAGSYEVRC from the exons ATGCCGGTGGCTGCTTCCGCTATATACTTCTTGAACCTCCGCGGAGACGTTCTCATCAATCGCCTCTACCGGGACGATGTCGG GGGAAATATGGTCGATGCTTTTCGGACACATATAATGCAAACAAAAGAACTTGGTACTTGTCCTGTGAAGCAGATTGGTGGCTGCTCTTTCTTTTACATGAGGATCAGCAATGTTTACATCGTGATTGTTGTCAGCAGCAATGCTAATGTAGCTTGTGCTTTTAAGTTTGTTGTTGAG GCTGTTGCACTATTCAAATCATATTTTGGTGGTGCCTTTGACGAGGATGCAATTCGCAATAATTTTGTACTCATTTATGAACTCCTAGATG AAATCATGGACTTTGGTTATCCTCAAAATCTTTCACCGGAAATCTTAAAGCTTTATATCACTCAGGAAGGAGTGCGTTCCCCATTTTCTTCCAAG CCCTCAGATAGACCTATTCCAAATGCAACTTTACAAGTTACCGGTGCTGTTGGTTGGCGGAGAGAAGGCCTTGTATACAAAAAGAATGAG GTCTTCTTGGATATTGTTGAGAGTGTGAATCTTCTTATGTCTTCAAAAG GTGTTGTTTTACGCTGTGATGTTACGGGGAAGGTTCTTATGAAGTGCTTTCTTTCTGGAATGCCTGATTTGAAGTTGGGTTTGAATGACAAGATTGGCCTTGAGAAAGAGTCACAACTTAAATCTCGTCCTACTAAAAG TGGTAAAACTATTGAGCTTGATGATGTCACTTTCCATCAATGTGTAAATTTGACAAGGTTCAACTCAGAGAAGACAGTTAGTTTTGTGCCACCTGATGGTGAATTTGAACTAATGAA ATATCGTATCACTGAGGGTGTTAATCTTCCCTTCAAAGTATTGCCAACCATAAAGGAACTTGGTCGAACACGGATGGAAGTAAATGTTAAG GTAAAGAGTGTCTTTGGTGCGAAGATGTTTGCACTAGGGGTTGTTGTTAAAATTCCTGTGCCAAAACATACTGCCAAAACGAGTTTCACAGTAACATCTGGCCGAGCAAAGTATAATGCGTCTATTGATTGTTTGGTTTGGAA AATAAGAAAATTTCCTGGGCAAACTGAGCCAACCTTGAGTGCAGAAATTGAACTTATTTCCACAATGACAGAAAAGAAATCTTCGACTAGACCACCAATTCAGATGGAGTTTCAG GTTCCCATGTTCACGGCATCTGGTTTACGAGTCCGTTTTCTTAAG GTGTGGGAAAAGAGTGGATACAACACTGTTGAGTGGGTTCGTTATATTACAAAAGCGGGATCATACGAGGTAAGGTGCTAG
- the LOC100803452 gene encoding AP-2 complex subunit mu isoform X1: protein MPVAASAIYFLNLRGDVLINRLYRDDVGGNMVDAFRTHIMQTKELGTCPVKQIGGCSFFYMRISNVYIVIVVSSNANVACAFKFVVEVYCIPSFLNSDTKALLLAVALFKSYFGGAFDEDAIRNNFVLIYELLDEIMDFGYPQNLSPEILKLYITQEGVRSPFSSKPSDRPIPNATLQVTGAVGWRREGLVYKKNEVFLDIVESVNLLMSSKGVVLRCDVTGKVLMKCFLSGMPDLKLGLNDKIGLEKESQLKSRPTKSGKTIELDDVTFHQCVNLTRFNSEKTVSFVPPDGEFELMKYRITEGVNLPFKVLPTIKELGRTRMEVNVKVKSVFGAKMFALGVVVKIPVPKHTAKTSFTVTSGRAKYNASIDCLVWKIRKFPGQTEPTLSAEIELISTMTEKKSSTRPPIQMEFQVPMFTASGLRVRFLKVWEKSGYNTVEWVRYITKAGSYEVRC, encoded by the exons ATGCCGGTGGCTGCTTCCGCTATATACTTCTTGAACCTCCGCGGAGACGTTCTCATCAATCGCCTCTACCGGGACGATGTCGG GGGAAATATGGTCGATGCTTTTCGGACACATATAATGCAAACAAAAGAACTTGGTACTTGTCCTGTGAAGCAGATTGGTGGCTGCTCTTTCTTTTACATGAGGATCAGCAATGTTTACATCGTGATTGTTGTCAGCAGCAATGCTAATGTAGCTTGTGCTTTTAAGTTTGTTGTTGAG GTTTATTGTATTCCATCGTTCCTCAACTCTGATACGAAGGCTTTACTGCTT GCTGTTGCACTATTCAAATCATATTTTGGTGGTGCCTTTGACGAGGATGCAATTCGCAATAATTTTGTACTCATTTATGAACTCCTAGATG AAATCATGGACTTTGGTTATCCTCAAAATCTTTCACCGGAAATCTTAAAGCTTTATATCACTCAGGAAGGAGTGCGTTCCCCATTTTCTTCCAAG CCCTCAGATAGACCTATTCCAAATGCAACTTTACAAGTTACCGGTGCTGTTGGTTGGCGGAGAGAAGGCCTTGTATACAAAAAGAATGAG GTCTTCTTGGATATTGTTGAGAGTGTGAATCTTCTTATGTCTTCAAAAG GTGTTGTTTTACGCTGTGATGTTACGGGGAAGGTTCTTATGAAGTGCTTTCTTTCTGGAATGCCTGATTTGAAGTTGGGTTTGAATGACAAGATTGGCCTTGAGAAAGAGTCACAACTTAAATCTCGTCCTACTAAAAG TGGTAAAACTATTGAGCTTGATGATGTCACTTTCCATCAATGTGTAAATTTGACAAGGTTCAACTCAGAGAAGACAGTTAGTTTTGTGCCACCTGATGGTGAATTTGAACTAATGAA ATATCGTATCACTGAGGGTGTTAATCTTCCCTTCAAAGTATTGCCAACCATAAAGGAACTTGGTCGAACACGGATGGAAGTAAATGTTAAG GTAAAGAGTGTCTTTGGTGCGAAGATGTTTGCACTAGGGGTTGTTGTTAAAATTCCTGTGCCAAAACATACTGCCAAAACGAGTTTCACAGTAACATCTGGCCGAGCAAAGTATAATGCGTCTATTGATTGTTTGGTTTGGAA AATAAGAAAATTTCCTGGGCAAACTGAGCCAACCTTGAGTGCAGAAATTGAACTTATTTCCACAATGACAGAAAAGAAATCTTCGACTAGACCACCAATTCAGATGGAGTTTCAG GTTCCCATGTTCACGGCATCTGGTTTACGAGTCCGTTTTCTTAAG GTGTGGGAAAAGAGTGGATACAACACTGTTGAGTGGGTTCGTTATATTACAAAAGCGGGATCATACGAGGTAAGGTGCTAG
- the LOC100789687 gene encoding AT-hook motif nuclear-localized protein 8, producing the protein MNSREQPQPQQPPQPQPPNMTVGPTMYPSMLSPVTARFPFSSSSNNNPPPSEPLNNDTNDNDNSAFEALKPCALAASESSKKKRGRPRKYSPDGNIALGLGPTHAPASSADPPAKKHRGRPPGSGKKQMDALGIPGTGFTPHVITAEVGEDIAAKLVAFCEQGPRTVCTLSANGATRNVTIRAPDMPAGTVAYEGPFEIISLKAATLQSDNNRMAALSVSLAGPDGRVLGGEVVGALTAATAVQIVLGSFIADGKKSSSSYLKSGRSLTPSSQMLAFGASRTPTTPTSQGPSTESSEDNENSHFSQGPGGPGLYDNNASQPIHTMPMYQHQLWAGHTQQ; encoded by the exons ATGAATTCTCGTGAACAGCCTCAGCCACAACAGCCACCGCAACCACAACCGCCAAACATGACGGTGGGACCCACCATGTACCCTTCGATGTTGTCCCCCGTCACCGCCAGATTCCCattcagcagcagcagcaacaacaatccTCCTCCTTCGGAGCCTCTCAACAACGACACCAACGACAATGATAACAGCGCGTTCGAGGCGTTGAAGCCTTGCGCGCTGGCCGCCTCGGAATCGTCGAAGAAGAAGCGGGGCCGCCCAAGAAAATACTCGCCCGATGGCAACATTGCGTTGGGCCTCGGCCCAACCCATGCTCCCGCTTCCTCCGCCGATCCTCCCGCCAAAAAACATCGCGGTCGCCCCCCTGGTTCCGGCAAGAAGCAGATGGACGCTCTTG GAATTCCTGGAActggttttactccccatgttatCACCGCCGAAGTTGGCGAG GATATTGCTGCAAAGCTTGTGGCCTTTTGTGAGCAAGGACCTCGGACAGTTTGCACTCTTTCTGCTAATGGTGCAACCCGCAATGTCACCATTCGAGCACCAGACATGCCCGCGGGTACTGTGGCCTATGAG GGTCCATTTGAAATTATATCACTTAAAGCTGCTACGCTACAATCTGACAATAACAGAATGGCTGCATTGAGTGTGAGTTTAGCAGGTCCTGATGGACGAGTATTGGGTGGTGAAGTTGTTGGAGCCCTTACTGCAGCAACGGCAGTGCAG ATCGTTCTGGGTAGCTTTATTGCTGATGGAAAAAAGTCTAGCTCAAGTTACCTGAAATCTGGACGTTCTTTGACACCATCATCCCAGATGTTAGCCTTTGGTGCTTCTCGGACTCCAACTACTCCTACCTCTCAAGGGCCTTCAACTGAGTCATCTGAAGATAATGAGAATAGTCATTTTAGTCAGGGGCCAGGAGGCCCTGGACTATACGATAATAATGCTAGCCAGCCGATTCATACCATGCCGATGTACCAACATCAATTATGGGCTGGCCATACTCAGCAGTGA
- the LOC100790229 gene encoding auxin-responsive protein SAUR78 — MDCLVMPVSLIRRRSTGSRMGYMALPKEEPVKVVVGKEKRVFLVEPFILQENPFQILMDISMKKDPAGHFTSNHSQSERRVIFVDVDDILFEHMLWLMHNDASSLFQLNLKEIIDFYTHDI; from the coding sequence ATGGATTGTTTGGTGATGCCAGTTTCATTGATCCGTCGTCGTTCCACGGGTTCACGGATGGGTTACATGGCACTTCCTAAGGAGGAGCCCGTAAAGGTGGTGGTGGGAAAAGAGAAGAGGGTGTTTCTGGTGGAGCCTTTCATATTGCAAGAGAACCCGTTTCAGATTTTGATGGATATCTCTATGAAGAAGGACCCAGCCGGGCACTTCACGTCGAATCATAGTCAGAGTGAGAGGAGAGTGATCTTTGTGGATGTGGATGACATTTTGTTCGAACACATGCTGTGGCTCATGCACAACGATGCTTCTTCTTTGTTCCAGCTCAATTTGAAGGAGATTATTGACTTCTACACTCACGATATCTAA